A portion of the candidate division WOR-3 bacterium genome contains these proteins:
- the gpmA gene encoding 2,3-diphosphoglycerate-dependent phosphoglycerate mutase, which translates to MFELTLLRHGESFWNKENRFTGWTDIDLSEKGIFEAHTAGKKLKEKGFTFDIAYTSVLRRAIRTLWITLDEMDLMWIPVERFWRLNERHYGALQGLNKSEMAQKFGEEQVHVWRRSYAIQPPALTKDDSRYPGNDPRYRDLDEKDLPLTECLKDTVQRFLPLWHEIISPTVKSGKKVIIAAHGNSLRALVKFLDDVPEEEIVSLNIPTGIPLIYELDDELKPIKHYYLASEEELTSAEQKVKNQGKA; encoded by the coding sequence ATGTTTGAACTGACCCTTTTAAGGCACGGTGAGAGTTTTTGGAACAAGGAAAACCGGTTTACGGGTTGGACGGACATCGACCTCTCCGAAAAAGGAATTTTTGAGGCTCATACTGCCGGTAAAAAACTCAAGGAAAAAGGTTTTACCTTCGACATCGCCTACACTTCGGTTTTGAGAAGGGCTATAAGGACTCTGTGGATAACTCTCGACGAGATGGATTTGATGTGGATACCTGTGGAAAGGTTCTGGCGGCTCAACGAACGCCACTACGGCGCACTTCAGGGTTTGAACAAATCGGAGATGGCTCAGAAATTCGGCGAGGAGCAGGTCCACGTCTGGCGTAGGAGTTACGCGATTCAGCCCCCCGCGCTTACAAAAGACGACTCAAGATACCCGGGCAACGACCCCCGATACAGAGACCTCGATGAAAAAGACCTGCCCCTGACAGAGTGCCTGAAAGACACTGTCCAGAGGTTTCTGCCCCTATGGCACGAAATTATTTCACCGACGGTCAAAAGCGGGAAAAAGGTCATAATAGCCGCCCACGGCAACAGTTTAAGGGCGCTTGTAAAGTTTTTGGACGACGTCCCGGAAGAGGAAATAGTGTCTCTGAATATTCCGACCGGCATACCACTTATATACGAACTCGACGACGAACTCAAACCCATAAAGCACTACTATCTTGCATCGGAAGAAGAACTCACCTCGGCAGAGCAGAAAGTAAAAAATCAGGGAAAAGCGTAA
- a CDS encoding histidine phosphatase family protein: MTSITFVRHGQSKANLEGRIQGQSESVLSELGVQQSRSLAFHFAKTGHVFDLVYSSPLQRALQTAIIVAKDLGLDIIQSDFIKEMNLGFWESKPIQDIQKENPLEFRNFNFRPDLFQIAGGETFECVQKRAVSFLNHVIDKHSGKKILVFSHGVLIRTASAWVKNIPIRNVWDLGKLENTALTKIIHDGNGFRLSEFGETPHSAFWEKEKICLN, encoded by the coding sequence ATGACGAGTATAACTTTTGTCAGACACGGACAGAGCAAGGCGAACCTCGAAGGAAGAATACAGGGGCAGAGCGAATCCGTTTTAAGCGAACTCGGTGTCCAGCAGTCGCGCTCTCTCGCTTTTCATTTTGCCAAAACGGGACATGTTTTCGACCTCGTCTATTCGAGCCCCCTGCAGAGGGCTCTTCAGACGGCGATTATAGTCGCAAAAGATCTGGGTCTGGATATAATCCAATCTGACTTTATAAAAGAGATGAACCTCGGCTTTTGGGAGAGCAAGCCAATCCAAGACATTCAAAAAGAGAACCCGCTTGAATTCAGGAATTTCAACTTCAGACCCGACCTTTTCCAAATCGCGGGAGGTGAGACTTTTGAATGCGTCCAGAAAAGGGCGGTATCATTTCTTAATCATGTCATTGACAAGCATTCCGGGAAAAAAATTCTGGTCTTTTCCCACGGTGTCTTGATAAGAACCGCCTCCGCCTGGGTTAAAAATATTCCGATAAGAAATGTCTGGGACCTTGGAAAACTCGAAAACACTGCTCTCACAAAAATCATCCACGACGGAAATGGTTTCAGGCTTTCGGAATTCGGTGAAACGCCCCACTCGGCTTTTTGGGAAAAGGAGAAAATATGTTTGAACTGA
- a CDS encoding polysaccharide deacetylase family protein has protein sequence MKKIPLFLFFVVVFSQPAPAQKRVALTIDDLPFTYTRGLTREQKHDYFIRILDTLDSRNVKVMGFTVTSTINGFALELMNEFVNRGHSIGNHTHSHRDLDDVSAEEYIEDFLICDSLLTTLFGKRPEYFRYPCLSMGDTPEKRDSVLQALRRNGYTVAPVTIDNDDWKFNKTFVDALPSGDTVFLDSVKREYISHIEERILANDSFYTKKYDRDVPLVMLLHMNYINSFVLGEIIDIFLEDGWNFIPLEEALADTVYLKYSRYSGEIVK, from the coding sequence ATGAAAAAAATCCCGCTCTTCCTCTTCTTTGTTGTGGTTTTCTCGCAACCAGCCCCGGCGCAAAAGAGAGTTGCGCTGACTATAGACGACTTGCCTTTCACCTACACCAGAGGCTTGACAAGAGAACAGAAGCACGATTATTTCATCCGAATCCTCGACACACTCGATTCCAGAAACGTCAAGGTCATGGGGTTCACAGTGACCTCAACTATCAACGGTTTCGCCCTCGAACTTATGAACGAATTCGTCAACAGGGGGCACTCCATCGGAAACCACACCCATTCCCACCGCGATCTCGACGACGTCTCGGCGGAAGAATACATTGAAGATTTCTTGATCTGCGACTCCCTTCTGACAACTCTTTTCGGCAAAAGGCCGGAATATTTCAGGTATCCCTGCCTGAGCATGGGCGACACCCCAGAAAAAAGGGACTCTGTTCTACAAGCTCTGAGAAGAAACGGTTATACGGTCGCTCCGGTGACAATAGACAACGACGATTGGAAGTTCAACAAGACTTTCGTCGATGCCCTGCCTTCCGGTGACACTGTATTTCTGGATTCTGTCAAAAGGGAGTACATTTCTCACATCGAAGAGAGGATTTTGGCAAACGATAGTTTTTACACGAAAAAATATGACAGGGACGTACCGCTTGTCATGCTTTTGCACATGAACTATATCAACTCTTTCGTCTTAGGAGAGATAATAGACATTTTTTTGGAAGACGGTTGGAATTTCATACCTCTCGAAGAAGCCCTCGCCGACACGGTCTATTTGAAATATTCCAGGTATTCCGGCGAAATTGTAAAATGA
- a CDS encoding PLP-dependent aminotransferase family protein, translating into MALRFSKISSSIKRSEIRELLSMTRKPGIISFGGGLPDSKLFPTKDITEITEKVLREKGYLALQYGPTPGEGEMLSSLVKFMADFGEKATEEEICVTSSSQQGLDLLSRLFLDENTPVIMELPSYLGAIQAFRRDMANMVGIKMDFGGMEIDTLEKVVDELEKKNTSPAFIYTIPDFQNPSGITMTLERRKELLKFTKERDILIVEDSPYRELSFTGNVLPSLWTLSEGNGVVLLKTFSKMLFPGMRMGWITAQKELIDKIVMLKQSVDLCTPSFTQLILSHFISQGKMEETIKKAIEVYRPKNKAMISSLENNMPDGVIWSKPDGGMFLWVILPERIDAQQIFYKAVEKNVAFITGQPFHCDSSGKNTLRLNYSFPSIEQIEKGIKILSEVVKEHL; encoded by the coding sequence ATGGCGCTTAGATTTTCAAAGATTTCTTCGAGCATCAAAAGGTCGGAAATTAGAGAGCTTCTCAGTATGACGAGAAAACCCGGCATAATATCCTTTGGCGGAGGCCTCCCGGATTCAAAGCTTTTTCCGACAAAAGACATTACGGAAATAACCGAAAAGGTTTTAAGAGAAAAAGGGTATCTCGCCCTGCAATACGGACCGACTCCAGGAGAGGGAGAGATGCTTTCCTCCCTCGTCAAATTCATGGCAGACTTCGGCGAAAAGGCCACCGAAGAAGAGATCTGCGTGACCTCTTCCTCCCAGCAGGGTTTGGATTTATTATCCCGCCTCTTTTTGGACGAAAACACGCCCGTCATAATGGAATTGCCGTCTTATCTCGGCGCCATACAGGCTTTCAGGCGCGACATGGCGAATATGGTCGGAATCAAAATGGATTTCGGCGGAATGGAAATAGACACTCTGGAAAAGGTCGTCGACGAACTCGAGAAGAAAAATACTTCTCCGGCTTTCATATACACTATACCCGATTTTCAAAACCCTTCAGGCATCACGATGACGCTTGAAAGAAGAAAAGAACTTTTAAAATTCACAAAAGAAAGGGACATTCTCATTGTCGAAGACTCTCCATACAGAGAGCTCAGCTTCACAGGAAATGTATTACCCAGCCTTTGGACATTGTCGGAAGGCAATGGAGTCGTTCTTCTCAAGACTTTTTCAAAAATGCTGTTCCCGGGAATGAGAATGGGCTGGATAACAGCCCAAAAAGAACTTATAGACAAAATAGTGATGCTCAAGCAATCCGTGGACCTCTGCACCCCGTCGTTTACCCAGCTGATACTCTCCCATTTCATATCACAGGGAAAAATGGAGGAGACCATAAAAAAAGCCATTGAAGTTTACAGACCCAAAAACAAGGCGATGATCTCTTCTCTGGAAAATAACATGCCGGACGGTGTTATATGGTCGAAACCCGACGGAGGAATGTTCCTGTGGGTCATACTCCCTGAGCGAATAGACGCCCAGCAAATCTTCTACAAGGCGGTCGAAAAAAACGTCGCCTTTATAACAGGACAGCCCTTTCACTGTGATTCCTCGGGTAAAAACACTTTAAGGCTCAACTACTCTTTCCCTTCGATAGAACAGATTGAAAAAGGGATAAAAATTCTCTCCGAAGTAGTGAAGGAACATTTATGA